The region aaatcccactgtaGTACCAGTACGTGCTCTGGGTGGCGAGTTTTGGACCACTATCCCTCAAAATCCCTGAGCATGGGCTGAGatgaaattattggtgtttatgcATCTTCGATAATAAACAATTCGAAATTACgcacatttaattcatattctttcttatagagcatgtttgatttagctTACCCCTatctgttaattaatacattaactaacaagcATGTACTAACGTACTTAAGGTGGTCcttattcacgcatgaattcataagacacATGTCATAgataaggttagctcttcattagtttgtgattagtacatgccttaactcattatcggttcatatttaagtaagtatcaATTCAgatattagtgcatgattattcatccAAAATTCAATCCAAATTGAGTCCTCTAACATTCTCCATCTAAATGTCAGAGAAAGTATGGAGAAAATGGCAAAATCAAAAATATGAGGCAACTGAAATCTGTAATTCCTGCAGAAGGACAATGCAAGCATTGTCTCTGGGTTgtgaatacttttatttaagcagtgtttttattatatattttttaaatgcacaatttttataaatttaaaatttatgtaTGTAGAGAGTCATGTCAAAggtagcagaaaaaaaataattctatttGTATATACTTAAATTTGATGTTGCAGCACCACTAAGGGGTTAATACTTTATAAGCATGAACAGAGTAATTTTCCAGAGAATTGTAAACAGAAGCTGGCTCAACACTGTCTCTTCCTCATTCCTCCCACAAGCTGCTTGTAGGACATCCCTCTTGATCTgtggataaattcatacataaATGTGACACAGTACCTGAAGGAGCACCAAAGTTCTGTCCAAATTCTGATGACTGGCAGCGAGCTCAGGCTAGGCTACAGAATTTCAGCAAGGTGAGTTGaatatcattgttttttttttgttgttgttgttttcatttggctAATTGAAACTGAAACCTTtgaataatgtttatatattatatataagcaCTTCCATGGGCTTCCATGGAATACGAATGTCTATGTAACCTTGAATCTCCAAGAAAAGTGTCACAGAAATGTTATGCTCTGCAACTCTTCATATCTGTGTATATTCTGTTGTCATTGGCTACAAttcagtttcatttatttacagctaATATATGCAGGATTGAATGACAAATGGAATTGCATAATTTTTCTGAAAATTTAACAGCATGAGGATATTTAATGATTGTCACAAATTCAAGgcagagacggatgcaagtgcagattagaatttaataataccaaaacaaaacacaaaacaagaactatgaatAGGCAtcaaaacactaaggcaaagaaTAACCGTGAAACAaaaaaccataaacacagcacCATAGACAACGACAAACGCAAGACAAAtaatgcagtgcaaactgtggctacaTACACATAGGTGCTCCTTAACAtgatgtgattcaggtgcaggtggtcaggtgactgtgatgcagtgaggtgcagtggctgctgggaactgtagttcagagctCCTTCTCTGATATACATGACAATGATATTCAATGCTTAAATGAACCATCTCAGAAAAGGACTAAGGTTATATTGGCAAATAAATGCAAAGCAAATGTGGTGGTAGATTACCAATCCAACCATTAAATTGCACCCTattcactacatagtgcactatttgGGGAATTTTACcatttatacatacagtataatcgTGTTTGAAAGCAAACAGGAGAATATGGAGTCTCTCAATACACTGCAATACTTTAGTGTCCAAATGACTCTAGGTTGTAGTGAACACTCATAACACATGTTGTCTTCTGTAAGGAATGCACTTCATAGTCTTTTTGAATAATTGAACATTAAATGAGgtgaaaccaaaaaaacctcacaacAAACACCATGATATATTTTCAGATCTCCATCCATGGGTTTTGGTGTTGATGTCAATCTGGAGGCGAGCTTAAGCACCAGCTCGTACCAACCTGAAAACATTCTTCATTCCCTGAATGTCTTCAGGAAAAATGGCACCTTCACCGATGTTGTCCTGCAGGTAGAGGAACAAGAGTTTCCCTGCCACCGAGCTGTGCTCTGTGCTTCCAGTCATTACTTTCGCACCATGTTTATGGGCCAGCTGCGTGAGAGCAGTCAGTCTGTGGTGCCGCTGAACGGGGTCTCAAAAGTCGCCCTAGAGCACCTGCTGAACTTCATGTATGAAGGCCGGGTTCAGCTCCAGGAGGAGAATGTCGAGCTTGTTTTTCAAGCTGCTGACCTGCTGGATGTGCCTGCACTGTCTAGAGCCTGTGTGGACGTCCTAGAGAAGTGCATGTCACACTTGAACTGCCTGGGCATGATGGAATTCGCCAAGCACTACTCACTGCAGCCGCTGCTGGAACAGTGTCAGAACCTGCTGTATCAGGACTTTGACATTGTAGTCAAACAGGATGAGTTCCTTGAGCTGCCATTGGAGAGAGTGGTGGAGCTTTTGGATTCTGAAAAGATACAGGTGCAGGAGGAAGTCCTGGTGGAGGCTGCACTGTTATGGGTGCATCACCAGGGCAGCCAGCGGAAAGCAGCTCTAGCAAAGCTACTGGAGAGGCTTCGACTGCCCTTGCTAGACCCTGTGTTTTTTACCAACATGCTGGAGGCTGATGAACTCGTTCAGGATTCTTATGACTGCAGGAAGCTGTTACAGGAGGCAAGACTTTATCGCACGTACGGCAGAGAGATCAGCTCAGAGAGAACCAAACCAAGAAGGTCAGTCAGACAGCAAGAGCGAGGTTGACAGTACTCAATTGGTTCCCTGTCAGGATCTAGGTTTAGTCATAAATGGTCACCACAGGTGAACCCAACTGTAGTGCTGTTATACTGCTAAAACTCCAGAGCAATAGTTTAATCAGTGAACAGGATTTCTTCTTGTGTCACTGTCTTGTCTACCTCCCACAGTCTGATCCCACAGTCTGATTTCCTTCTTCATGCTCACAGAATATATGCACAAAAGTTTCCAACAGGACTTCAGCATTAAAAAGGAGAAATCATGAAAAAAGCTAGATGCAACATTAAATCTGGTGCTAGCTACAATATTTTTAGCATTGTTCTCCTTTTAATTAAAGATTTATTCTTGTCTGAAGAGAAACCAAGGgataaaaatggcaaaatcGTAAAGTCTGACCTAGCTTATGTTTACTGAAGCTAATTATCATAGGAGCTCTGCATGTACACATATTTGTATGAGCCAAATTGTACATCCAAACAGGGCCTGGGTGTAATTTCGATAGACCCCTGTGtgctgatctctctctctctctctctgtctctctctctctctatgtgcaTGTGAACACACATACAGGCAGTCTGGCTGGGCTGAGGTGATTGTGGTTATCGGAGGTTGTGACAAAAACAGGATCACAAGATTCTCCAGCACTGAGAAACTGGACCCCACCACAGGGAAATGGCTCACTGTAGCCAATGTTCCAGGATACAAACATGAATTTGCTGTCTGTGAACTTCacaatgacatttatttttcaggTATGCTTTATGAATCTTTACCAGCTTAAAACATGTTTGAGGCATTCCTTAGTAATGTAGCAAATAATAAACTGACCTCAGGATCAAAATACTCAGGAGGTATGTAGCATGGCCGTTTAAGGTAAAACTACAGTCTTGGAATAGGAGCATGTTATGATGATAGTTATGATCAATTCCAACATTATAGATCTGACATTTTGAAATAATCGCCCTGCCTTCCAAGGGAAGAAAGTACTTGAGAAATTCTACTTCAttaattacttcataaaataatatttcatcAAAGTATTATTTTGccatatttatactttatatgaGTATTAGTGAAATCGAATACTTGTACCCTTACATAATTACAGTATATTTCCAAGAAAAAATAACTTTGTCCtccttatatttttatttagaccttcaaaatactcattataaatcatttttggCCTTATTTacatagatatttttttttttagttctgatTAGTTCATTAGCAAACTACATAGAGTTAGTCATGCATATGACCAGCAAACTAACCAGAGATCGAATAATGTTTTTAAGCAAAATGGTGTAGTTGCTTTTAACAGTTTCAGATAAATTAcctttcacatgaaaacatgacaacacctgttttgcatatttgtgctgttgggAAGGATTCTGTTcagagggttgaataattttgagactggagaaagttgtattttcagttgaatttggggaaactacttgaagcatttgttgtgtttaactatttcagttgcttttctttgatttgttcattgcaaacagctgaattttgacaataaacctgatttgcaatgggggttaaataattttgattgcaactataaGTTAAAAGCCATTTACTTCTTAACTTCATTTCCTTTCAatttttctccctaatttagcCAATTCCGATCCACCAGTAGCAGCTTTTAGACTttcaaatttaaatattatttatcagTACTTTTTCCACCCCTGATGCCTGTGCAAACTTAGCTTCAATGAAACAGCATGCAGGCCAGTATTCTGTGttaaatgttcatgttcatattacagatacactatatgagtttttggacacctgaccatcatactcATACTGTATGTGGACTTTCCtgaaactgttgccacaaagtgaGATGCActcaattgtctagaatgtctttgtatgctgtagcataaccatttcccttcactggaactaaggggcccaaacaggGCCAAgcaccatgaagacatggtttgtcaaggcaGTTGttgaagaacttgagtggcattcacagagtcctgacctcaatcccactgaacacctttgggataaactggaacgccgactgcaccccgggcctcctcacccaacatcagtgcctgagcTCATTAAttctcttgtggctgaataaatacaaatccccacatccacgctccaaaatcaagtggaaagccttcccagaagagtggaggttattacaacagcaaacggggactaaatctggaacaggatgttcaacaagcacacatgggcttgatggtcaggtgtccacatacttttttaCTGTATACTGTCTATAGAAGTAAGGATGGACAGTACTTCTTGTGAGATAATACACAGAAGTATTTTCAGAAGAATTTTAAAGACCTTTGCAAAGACTACAGTACATTTATAATCATAAAAAGACTAGAATGAACTAAAAAATAAtagtttgaaaaaatatttgtttcatGTATGAATTATGAGGAAAATCTTTCAATTACAGATGACGTATAAAAAAGTCACATATAGTGCTTAACTGCTCAAATAACAAAAATTTTAAACTAATCtaagaattaattaattaaaatatttaatttgtaatcTAAAAGTGAATTTTTACAGGTTAAGGATGCCATTTACATGAATTGAGTTATTGTGCTTCCACTGAAATAGTTTCATATATCTGTATAAGTATGTAtgtggtgtttgtttgtcttttcttaTCTATATCTGTTTTATCTGTTGCACAATTTACTTCGCATGTGATGCAATTTGTGCCTGTATGCCTCTGGGTGCGTATGCTGTATAAATTGGCCCGCATGTGTTTGTTgtcgtgtgtgtacatgcaggTGGGCAGCTGAACAGCTCACAAGTGTGGCGCTTCATGGCTCAACTGAACCAGTGGGTTTCTGTTGGTAAGCTACTGAAGGGAAGATGGCGACACAAGATGACCTCTCTGTGCGGAAAGGTTGGCTCAGTATAACACACATTCCCTTCTTTGTGCTATTCCCAGATCGGCACACTTATTTATACTGTCGTGTGTTTGTGACTATAGCTGTACGCTGTGGGAGGATATGATGGGCATCAAAGGCTGAGCAGCGTGGAGTGTTTCAGCGTGTTTGAGAACGTGTGGAAGCCTGTGGCTCCTCTGCTGCTGCCCGTCAGTTCCGCCGCTCTTGCCAGCTGCTCTGGAAAGCTTTATGTAATCAGCGGAGCTGTGAGTGAAGACTGCAACACCAACATGGTGAGACTTTcagacatgtacagtacatacatgTCAGATGTAGCAAGAATCAGCTATCACAAATGTTCAAAGTAAGAGACGTTTATCAACAAACCGTGAAGAATTTCTCATATATTATGTACGCATTTTAGTCAACTGCAGCACACCAGTAAAATACTTCTTTGGTTAAACTGGATGTCAAAACACTGGTTGCTGCCATTTgaaacatttgtaaaatgtatttgtcacTGCTTGTTTCCATACTTTTGCACTGCAAAAACTATATCTTTACAAGTCCAAGCTATATAAGCaaacttatacagtatatttctcaTTATAAGATTATTACAAGATTATTCAATTTATATGTGCACATTTCTACTAAGTGTAAGCAATCTAATTATAAGGAAATTCTGCTGCAGTGGCTGATCATTCTTCTTTCAAACagtaatcttataataatttaataccGTATATTGCACAGACTTCGTTATATTTAAGATGTTTTTGCTTGCTAATAAGatcttatttttgcagtgtggtcCGTATTTATGTTATATCAATAAGTCGACAAAGAAGAAATTGTTACTAAATTTTAAAGTCTTATACAGTGAATTATAAATGCAGACAGAATTGAATTGATTAAACCCATACAAAAGAAAGTTATGTATTGAAATATTGATTTGAGGTTGACATGGGATAAATTCATATTACAATTGCTGTCTGGTTTGTAATCTAGTTCAATGAACAGccaaatgtgtgtttgtgttcagcttcctgtttcattttagcagctgttgtgtgcatgtgtgtgctcCAGGTACAGTGTTATGACCCTGTGAAGGATCAGTGGACGCAACTGCTGTCTTGTCCTTTCT is a window of Ictalurus furcatus strain D&B chromosome 16, Billie_1.0, whole genome shotgun sequence DNA encoding:
- the klhl35 gene encoding kelch-like protein 24; protein product: MTGSELRLGYRISARSPSMGFGVDVNLEASLSTSSYQPENILHSLNVFRKNGTFTDVVLQVEEQEFPCHRAVLCASSHYFRTMFMGQLRESSQSVVPLNGVSKVALEHLLNFMYEGRVQLQEENVELVFQAADLLDVPALSRACVDVLEKCMSHLNCLGMMEFAKHYSLQPLLEQCQNLLYQDFDIVVKQDEFLELPLERVVELLDSEKIQVQEEVLVEAALLWVHHQGSQRKAALAKLLERLRLPLLDPVFFTNMLEADELVQDSYDCRKLLQEARLYRTYGREISSERTKPRRQSGWAEVIVVIGGCDKNRITRFSSTEKLDPTTGKWLTVANVPGYKHEFAVCELHNDIYFSGGQLNSSQVWRFMAQLNQWVSVGKLLKGRWRHKMTSLCGKLYAVGGYDGHQRLSSVECFSVFENVWKPVAPLLLPVSSAALASCSGKLYVISGAVSEDCNTNMVQCYDPVKDQWTQLLSCPFSQRCLNAVSLNGSIYVAGGLLNVLYCYSPKVDSWSKVAELPMKLENCGLTVCDGKVYILGGRDESEDVTDRTWAFDPLSGQLTEEMPLTHSLSHHGCVTITQHLQHK